The Acaryochloris sp. CCMEE 5410 genome includes the window TAGTGGTGCCAGGGCTTTATTTGCAACTTACCCCAAAAAATATTCTCTTAAAAGACTAAACACAGCTAACTTTCAAAATAGCGACATCAGAGGTTTAGGGTAGATTAGACCAGAAAACAATGCTAAGGCTAAAGTACCCTGACAAGATAGTTCTCAAGCTTTTTTCTGCCTTTCTAAGAGCATCAGAATTCTTGTATTCCTTTATAAATATAGGTTTCAAGGCAATAGCTTTTTAGTTTTTGCCTAATTGATTGCTATAAGTACTACTTGGAGACGCTTTCCTATGTTTCCATGACAGGCAGTACCCTGACTTTTCCCGTTATCTCCTATAACTCTTCAGTATCAATACTTCTAGCGAATGAACCAAGACTGTTTTTTAGCGTTTGTTCGCAATAGAAGAGGGCAAATGCAAATACTCTACGGAATAATGAGGGTTTCAGAAAGCATTGGCTAGCTGAGGACTCGATTTCAGAACATTTTTAGCCTCGCTTGTTGCTCTACAGCCCTTTCCAAATAAGCTTTTGAAGACTTACCAGGAAAAGTCAGGCAGTACCAAAGTAGATGTATTCAGAAAATTTAAATCTATTGGTCACTTGCTCTCTTAATACTCCGTAAAGGCCGCAGTCCTTTGAGAGCCTGAGTTTTCTCAATGTCAAAGATGATCTTGCCATGGGGATTGATATGTTCATACCGTGCTGGAGATAACCGGGCCCGGTTTTCCTCAGTTACCTCATACCCTTGGCGCTCAATGTAATCCAGTACTGCCTGCAGATACACCGTATTCCAAACCACTATGGCATTGGTCACCAGCGTCAAGCATCCAGCCTGATTTTCTAGCCCTTCTTGGTAGCGCTGCCGCAGCTCTCCCTGCCGAGCCACAACCAAAAAACCGCGCAGGGACTGGACCGCTTCTCCCTTATTTAATTGACGATTGATCCGCCTACGGTGATCAAGACTGTTGTAATAGCGGAGGATATAGATCGTCTTCACTAACCGCCCATACTCCTGAAATGCCTGTAGCAAGCGATTAGGTTCTGGGAAAGAACTCAGCTTACTCATCAATAGCGATGCAGTCACATAGCCGTACTGAAGAGATGCCGCTACCCGTAGCATCTCATCCCAGTCATCTACAATTCGCTTTGGCTTGATGCGTCCTTTGAACAGAGGCTTGAGCAACAGATCCAGTTGAGTCTTAAAACGATAAAGGACCTGTTTTCCCAGATCGCGAATTCGGGGGGAGAACTGCAGACCACATACATCGAAGAAGGAAAAGATCACCTCCGTAAAGCCAGTCGTATCGGTGGTGTGCTCTAGAATTTTCAACTCCGTTTCGTTATCTTTAATGCCATCGAACACATAGGTTGAGTCACGACGAGTAGAAGGGATCACCTTGCTGCCATACTGCGAAAACTGATCTGAGAGCCAGGTGTAGAACGTTACCCCCTTGCCATAGCCAAAATACTTTGGCAATGCGACCGCTTGAGTGTTTTTCACTGCAACTGGAAAACGCTGACCATCAGATGATGACAGGGTTCCACCTCCCCAGAATCGGGTGAGGGGTAACTGGTGATGATAGTTCACCAAGGTTGTATTGGCCTTGGTCAGTGTGCTCTCTTCAATAAACCAGTTGTTATGCCACAGCAAGCGCTCATAGGACAAATCGGCACTCTTGGCCATGGCCTTTAGACCTAGATTACACGCCTGGGATAGTAGGGCTGCATACAGGTAGCGCTTGGTTTCTTGTGAACGCGTTTGATGACCTCCCGTATGAACCAGATGGTCACTGAAGCCTGTCAATATATCCACCTCAATCAATAGATCCGTGAGGTCCACCTCGGGTAAAGATTGATTGACTAACGACTTCAGATGCTTATGCTGCTTGGATTGCGCTTGGGCTTCTAGGGGAGATAGGACAATGCGCTCATCGACCACACGAACATCAGGATTATGCTGAAGCGTTCCCATGAACCGAGTTATCTCAGTGTCCAGCTGTCGATTCAAATCTTCTAGCCGTTGTTCTCCCTGCTCTGGTAGAGACATCATTTGGCAAAACTCAGCTCGCATGGAGGGCCATTGCTCTTTGGGAATCAAATAACTTTCAGGATCGGCATAGCGCCGCGCCCCTTCCACCCATAGATTGCCCGAACGCAAGGCATGACGGAGTTCCCAAAGCACACACATCTCATAGTAACGCCGCTGTATCTTCCCCTTCTCATCCCGGATGTAAGATTTCCAAGGCGCACCCACAAACGCCATTGGTGCAGAATCGGGCACCTGGCGTTTACCCGTCATATTGAGCTGATGCAAAATAGTGATCGCCTCCAGCAGCGGATCCTTGTCTCGGTTGGATTGGAATGAAAACGTGTCCAAGAACGCTGGGGCAAATTGACGGATATAGCTGTAGCGGGCTGCGAAGTAATCATAGGATTCATCTTGAGCGGGTCTGGCTAAGCGATTACAGTCGGTGATAGCGGCTGCTAATTCTTCTGGAGTGACTTGCTCAAAGATATCTGCCCTGACCTGTGGATCATCAACTTGTGGATCTAGGATCACGCTGCCCACCTGCTCCAGTAGCCTGACCTTTTCATTGATCGCCACTGCTTCACGCTGACGGAATGCCTTGAGATCGTTCCTAGCCCTGGCATGGGTATCTGACAAGCAGCGAATAAACAGATCAACCGCCTCATCAGTTGCCTCAATCAATAACTGATGGGCAAAGGCGATGAGCAACGGATAGCGCTTGCCAATAGGCATCCGCTTGAGACCCGGAACGCTACTTTTCTTCGCTAATCGGGCCAGGAACTTGAGGCGATTGGGGTTGAGCATTGAGACATCCCACAGATGGACTTGGTTGTCCCGCAAGAAACGAATCTTATTTATCGTTCTGGTAATGGCTTTGGGTGAGTTGCTTGTCGCAGGCCGTCTCAGCCAGGAAAAACGAATGCCATGGATTTGAGGTTCATGTTCGAGTAATTGATTGAGAAATCGGCGAACAGGCAGAGTCAGTAACGGCCTCAACCGTTTATGAGTCTCTTGCATCGCTCGGTTACGCACGGTGCTGACCATGCGCTCTAGGACCGTGACACCCGGACGAACGAGCTTGTCCCTGAAGAGCTTCTCTGCAGCAACCTGGAAGAGAAGTGAAGGCTTATCATGCTCTAAGGCCCGATTGACCAGCCATTTTGATAACCGCTTTAGGTCAATGGGTTTAGGGGTCCGAAATCCTAAGTAAGCTTGAA containing:
- a CDS encoding Tn3 family transposase, with translation MPVNILSAAERSRRSQFPEDISESDLIQYFTLTPEDLAQVNRKRQPDNRLGFSLQLCGLRYMGFCPEDLQQTPKAIATFVSGQLEVEADVLSTYGQRHQTRSQHFQQVQAYLGFRTPKPIDLKRLSKWLVNRALEHDKPSLLFQVAAEKLFRDKLVRPGVTVLERMVSTVRNRAMQETHKRLRPLLTLPVRRFLNQLLEHEPQIHGIRFSWLRRPATSNSPKAITRTINKIRFLRDNQVHLWDVSMLNPNRLKFLARLAKKSSVPGLKRMPIGKRYPLLIAFAHQLLIEATDEAVDLFIRCLSDTHARARNDLKAFRQREAVAINEKVRLLEQVGSVILDPQVDDPQVRADIFEQVTPEELAAAITDCNRLARPAQDESYDYFAARYSYIRQFAPAFLDTFSFQSNRDKDPLLEAITILHQLNMTGKRQVPDSAPMAFVGAPWKSYIRDEKGKIQRRYYEMCVLWELRHALRSGNLWVEGARRYADPESYLIPKEQWPSMRAEFCQMMSLPEQGEQRLEDLNRQLDTEITRFMGTLQHNPDVRVVDERIVLSPLEAQAQSKQHKHLKSLVNQSLPEVDLTDLLIEVDILTGFSDHLVHTGGHQTRSQETKRYLYAALLSQACNLGLKAMAKSADLSYERLLWHNNWFIEESTLTKANTTLVNYHHQLPLTRFWGGGTLSSSDGQRFPVAVKNTQAVALPKYFGYGKGVTFYTWLSDQFSQYGSKVIPSTRRDSTYVFDGIKDNETELKILEHTTDTTGFTEVIFSFFDVCGLQFSPRIRDLGKQVLYRFKTQLDLLLKPLFKGRIKPKRIVDDWDEMLRVAASLQYGYVTASLLMSKLSSFPEPNRLLQAFQEYGRLVKTIYILRYYNSLDHRRRINRQLNKGEAVQSLRGFLVVARQGELRQRYQEGLENQAGCLTLVTNAIVVWNTVYLQAVLDYIERQGYEVTEENRARLSPARYEHINPHGKIIFDIEKTQALKGLRPLRSIKRASDQ